GGTTCAAATATAAAGATCTCTACATTGCTACCAAGGGATTTCATTACAAGGAGCTTCTTGGTGTCGGTGGCTTTGGTAAAGTCTACAAAGGTGTATTACCCACTTTAAAAGAAGTTGCAGTGAAGAGAGTATCACATGATTCAAGACAAGGGGTGAGGGAATTCATTGCTGAGATCAGGAGCATCGGTAAACTGCAGCATCGAAACATAGTAACACTCTTGGGGTATTGCCGACGTAAAGGAGAGCTCCTTCTAGTGTACGATTTTATGCCCAATGGAAGTCTAGACAAGTTCCTCTTTCATCATCAATCCACAGCAACAAAGACAAAATTGAGTTGGAATCAAAGAtttcaaataattaaaaatgtgGCATCCGCGTTACTATATCTTCATGAAGAATGGGAACAAGTTGTGGTTCATAGAGACATCAAGTCCAGCAATGTCATGTTAGATGGGGAGCTGAACGGAAGATTGGGAGATTTTGGGCTCGCAAAATTATATAGTCATGGAGAGGATCCTAAAACCACCCATGTGGTGGGGACTTTTGGTTATCTTGCACCAGAATTTGCAAGAACCGGCAAAGTAAATCCTAGTGTGGACGTGTTTGCATTTGGAGTCCTTTTGCTAGAGGTCGCTTGTGGTAGAAGGCCTATAGAGGCACAAGCATCAGAAGAGTGTCTTGAATTGGTGGAATGTGTGATCTCAAGTTGGAACAGTGGTGCGATTCTTGAAGCTGTGGATCCCAAATTGGAAATGAATTATGAAGTGGAGGAAATGGAGAAGGTGTTAAAACTTGGATTGCTTTGCTCTCAATCTGATCCTACTGCAAGGCCATGCATGCGACAAGTTGTCCGCTATTTGGAAGGAGAGATTCCACTACCAGAGCTGCCATCTCTGACTTCAGAAAGTATTGGTGAAGTCTCTTTTTGGTGTCCTTATCTTGGGAGTGGAAGGATGCCACCGTCATTGGTTGCAGATTCTCTACTCTCTGGAGGACGTTGACTTTATCTGattataattttgattttaatccATGTACTGTTTCCCAATTTNNNNNNNNNNNNNNNNNNNNNNNNNNNNNNNNNNNNNNNNNNNNNNNNNNNNNNNNNNNNNNNNNNNNNNNNNNNNNNNNNNNNNNNNNNNNNNNNNNNNNNNNNNNNNNNNNNNNNNNNNNNNNNNNNNNNNNNNNNNNNNNNNNNNNNNNNNNNNNNNNNNNNNNNNNNNNNNNNNNNNNNNNNNNNNNNNNNNNNNNNNNNNNNNNNNNNNNNNNNNNNNNNNNNNNNNNNNNNNNNNNNNNNNNNNNNNNNNNNNNNNNNNNNNNNNNNNNNNNNNNNNNNNNNNNNNNNNNNNNNNNNNNNNNNNNNNNNNNNNNNNNNNNNNNNNNNNNNNNNNNNNNNNNNNNNNNNNNNNNNNNNNNNNNNNNNNNNNNNNNNNNNNNNNNNNNNNNNNNNNNNNNNNNNNNNNNNNNNNNNNNNNNNNNNNNNNNNNNNNNNNNNNNNNNNNNNNNNNNNNNNNNNNNNNNNNNNNNNNNNNNNNNNNNNNNNNNNNNNNNNNNNNNNNNNNNNNNNNNNNNNNNNNNNNNNNNNNNNNNNNNNNNNNNNNNNNNNNNNNNNNNNNNNNNNNNNNNNNNNNNNNNNNNNNNNNNNNNNNNNNNNNNNNNNNNNNNNNNNNNNNNNNNNNNNNNNNNNNNNNNNNNNNNNNNNNNNNNNNNNNNNNNNNNNNNNNNNNNNNNNNNNNNNNNNNNNNNNNNNNNNNNNNNNNNNNNNNNNNNNNNNNNNNNNNNNNNNNNNNNNNNNNNNNNNNNNNNNNNNNNNNNNNNNNNNNNNNNNNNNNNNNNNNNNNNNNNNNNNNNNNNNNNNNNNNNNNNNNNNNNNNNNNNNNNNNNNNNNNNNNNNNNNNNNNNNNNNNNNNNNNNNNNNNNNNNNNNNNNNNNNNNNNNNNNNNNNNNNNNNNNNNNNNNNNNNNNNNNNNNNNNNNNNNNNNNNNNNNNNNNNNNNNNNNNNNNNNNNNNNNNNNNNNNNNNNNNNNNNNNNNNNNNNNNNNNNNNNNNNNNNNNNNNNNNNNNNNNNNNNNNNNNNNNNNNNNNNNNNNNNNNNNNNNNNNNNNNNNNNNNNNNNNNNNNNNNNNNNNNNNNNNNNNNNNNNNNNNNNNNNNNNNNNNNNNNNNNNNNNNNNNNNNNNNNNNNNNNNNNNNNNNNNNNNNNNNNNNNNNNNNNNNNNNNNNNNNNNNNNNNNNNNNNNNNNNNNNNNNNNNNNNNNNNNNNNNNNNNNNNNNNNNNNNNNNNNNNNNNNNNNNNNNNNNNNNNNNNNNNNNNNNNNNNNNNNNNNNNNNNNNNNNNNNNNNNNNNNNNNNNNNNNNNNNNNNNNNNNNNNNNNNNNNNNNNNNNNNNNNNNNNNNNNNNNNNNNNNNNNNNNNNNNNNNNNNNNNNNNNNNNNNNNNNNNNNNNNNNNNNNNNNNNNNNNNNNNNNNNNNNNNNNNNNNNNNNNNNNNNNNNNNNNNNNNNNNNNNNNNNNNNNNNNNNNNNNNNNNNNNNNNNNNNNNNNNNNNNNNNNNNNNNNNNNNNNNNNNNNNNNNNNNNNNNNNNNNNNNNNNNNNNNNNNNNNNNNNNNNNNNNNNNNNNNNNNNNNNNNNNNNNNNNNNNNNNNNNNNNNNNNNNNNNNNNNNNNNNNNNNNNNNNNNNNNNNNNNNNNNNNNNNNNNNNNNNNNNNNNNNNNNNNNNNNNNNNNNNNNNNNNNNNNNNNNNNNNNNNNNNNNNNNNNNNNNNNNNNNNNNNNNNNNNNNNNNNNNNNNNNNNNNNNNNNNNNNNNNNNNNNNNNNNNNNNNNNNNNNNNNNNNNNNNNNNNNNNNNNNNNNNNNNNNNNNNNNNNNNNNNNNNNNNNNNNNNNNNNNNNNNNNNNNNNNNNNNNNNNNNNNNNNNNNNNNNNNNNNNNNNNNNNNNNNNNNNNNNNNNNNNNNNNNNNNNNNNNNNNNNNNNNNNNNNNNNNNNNNNNNNNNNNNNNNNNNNNNNNNNNNNNNNNNNNNNNNNNNNNNNNNNNNNNNNNNNNNNNNNNNNNNNNNNNNNNNNNNNNNNNNNNNNNNNNNNNNNNNNNNNNNNNNNNNNNNNNNNNNNNNNNNNNNNNNNNNNNNNNNNNNNNNNNNNNNNNNNNNNNNNNNNNNNNNNNNNNNNNNNNNNNNNNNNNNNNNNNNNNNNNNNNNNNNNNNNNNNNNNNNNNNNNNNNNNNNNNNNNNNNNNNNNNNNNNNNNNNNNNNNNNNNNNNNNNNNNNNNNNNNNNNNNNNNNNNNNNNNNNNNNNNNNNNNNNNNNNNNNNNNNNNNNNNNNNNNNNNNNNNNNNNNNNNNNNNNNNNNNNNNNNNNNNNNNNNNNNNNNNNNNNNNNNAAATCTCTGGATGTCAATAGATAATTTCAATCTTTGCTACTCCTATAGACCTCAACAAACTGGTCTGAATCATCTGTTTCAAGGATATGCCTTTCTTCACCTTCACCCTTCCTTAACAGCAGAAGTCTTTCCTGCGGGAGGTAGAAGAGACCCTAAACCAGATGGACTGGGTCCAACTGACTTAGCTAGGCAATGTTCTTTCATGGAAGAACTGACTTTGCTAGGCAATGTTCTTTCATGGAAGACTCTAAACCAGATGGACTGGGTCCAACTGACTCCAACTGACTTAGCTGGGCAATGTTCTTTCATGGAAGACTCTAAACCAGATGGACTGTGTCCAACTGACTTAGCTAGGCAATGTTCTTTCATGGAAAAGAATGAGCCCACTCATCCCAAGGTTCCGGCCTGCCCAAACCAGTTCAATTGGTATAGATCCTTGGTCACTACTGTTGATTTTTATATCATGAAATCACTCATCAAACTGACCTAATGGGAACGAGGCTGTGGTATTTTAATGGGACAACTTGGGATCAGGTCTAGCCCTAAAATGAAATACATTTCTATTCCATTTAGCCTGTAGCTCTAAAGCATTAGGCCCATATACAACTACGCCAGCGTATGCGCCACATTAATGATacataaacaaagaaacggtTAAtttgtagcttttttttttttttttttggggggatggGGTTTGAAAGTTTATTTGTAGCTTATATGATTCTTTTTATTAATGGAGAAATATAATTTGGAAGCTGGGAAGATCGTGTTCATGTATATGAATATATTCTATAGGATGCATCCATATGGTTAGGACAAACTGACCATATTAAGTGACGAGTGCCTGGTTTTAATATTGTTTATCTtaaagggaaaaggctgggtatATCGTCGTATAAGCAGATCTATGtccatctctctccttttctccttgAAAAAGATCCCTATGCCCTTTCCATCTCAATCTTTTCATTGGTCGAGTTACTAGCTTAAGGAATGCTGACAACATACCTAATCTCCTCCCATTCTTAAAATATCATCCATGATCTTTACTCTAAAAGTAACCA
The DNA window shown above is from Macadamia integrifolia cultivar HAES 741 unplaced genomic scaffold, SCU_Mint_v3 scaffold2471, whole genome shotgun sequence and carries:
- the LOC122066573 gene encoding L-type lectin-domain containing receptor kinase IV.2-like — translated: MFFIKYVLLFLLLCRYVASQQEDAGFTYNGFRGVNMSLDGLAQVTDNGILMLVNTTSVQVGHAFYPQPIHFRNSSTGNVISFSTTFVFAMFSELQTLGGPGIVFVIAPSRGFPHALSTSYMGIFNTSNLGNSSNHVVGVELDTFQNAQFNDIDDNHIGIDINDLRSIKAAPASYFSDQENRRVSLNLYSGNPMQLWVEYCGSKKQLNVTLAPINVPKPTIPLLSLNIDLSQTMVDHPMFVGFSSSTAAMKAPQYVLGWSFKMNGQAKELALSQLPKLPRMGPKRRPRIFNIGLPVIGASLVFMSIFIIRFIVARKKKFAEVLEDWELEYGPYRFKYKDLYIATKGFHYKELLGVGGFGKVYKGVLPTLKEVAVKRVSHDSRQGVREFIAEIRSIGKLQHRNIVTLLGYCRRKGELLLVYDFMPNGSLDKFLFHHQSTATKTKLSWNQRFQIIKNVASALLYLHEEWEQVVVHRDIKSSNVMLDGELNGRLGDFGLAKLYSHGEDPKTTHVVGTFGYLAPEFARTGKVNPSVDVFAFGVLLLEVACGRRPIEAQASEECLELVECVISSWNSGAILEAVDPKLEMNYEVEEMEKVLKLGLLCSQSDPTARPCMRQVVRYLEGEIPLPELPSLTSESIGEVSFWCPYLGSGRMPPSLVADSLLSGGR